gacagggcttggagcagcctggtctaaaGGAAGGTGTTCCTGTGTGGTGGCTAACAGCTGGCCTGGAGGCCTCACAGTTACACAATTATAATTTGGGTTGTTTCTCTTTCTatccccatggcaggggttaGAATGAGAGAagctctaaggtcccttccaccccaaacccttctggcATTCTGTGAACTTGGGAACAGTACTGCCTGGGGGAAGAGTAGGGTACCCACCAGACTAATCATCTTCTTCCCTTCTTACACGCAGCGCAGCTCCACGCTCTGCAAACTCAGGATTTAACTTGGCTGTGTTGCCCCCACAGGAAGCACAGTCCCGGGAGGGCCCATTGGGGGCCAGACCAGGGTGAGCCTGCGGAATGAGCACATGCAGTACATTGTCACCTGGTAAGGGacctgccctgggctgctctggacTGCCTGCATGAGCTCTTGAGCTACAAAAGCCCAGTTTTAACCTAAATACCTTGTGccaggtgttttttttattgcagctgTCTCAGGGGGGTCCAGTCCACCCTGGTAAGGTGCCAACATGTGATTTTCTCACAGGTACAGCTTGTGTGCTGCAACTTCCTTCTTGTGGTACAAGAAATTTATACAGAAGCTACCTCTgtgaggggaaggaagaaacCTCTTTTGTGCTACAGTCAAGAGCAGACTTACTTGGATGATAGGAGCCTGAGTAACAAGCACCTGGAATTCCAGAGCAATTTCAGCAAACGTTATCAAGCTGCAAATAGACTTTAAGCAATCCCTGCAAACTGAGCTCCCAAGCAGTCTGATCTGGCTGCAGGTTGGGAGCACTGAAATTCAGTAATCACATTTTTTCTATCCTGGTTGGTTGTAAACTACATTTTAACATCTCCACTTCTTTTCCCTGAGACAAATCCAGCCGATTTGGTGAATGAGCCCATTTGCAGCAGGTAGTCCTTCCTGAAGTCGGGAATGGCTCACAGCAGTTGCAGAATAAATAAAGGCCTACAGGTCTTTGCCTTGTGACTTGCATCGTGCATCTTACATGGAAGAGCAGCAAACCTGAATTAGAGGATACTGTGGACACCCAGGTCTAGCTGGGAAAGGCAGCCTGTGGCTTTGCAAGAAGATGAGGGCTGGCAAAAACAAGTAGCTACCACAGCTGGAGTCTTGGTAGCCTCACAGTGCCAACAGACCAAGTCAGCACTCAGGAAAGAACAGAACCACAAGAAGGTCTTGATTCTTTCCCCCCCTCACCCTGCCTTCACTGCAAGAGGCACTTGCAGGTGTGGAAGGCTAACACTGTGTAACCCATACTGTAATCCAGTCCTGACTAAGGAGAAATCAAGAGCTATTTCCAATTTAGATTTGCAAAACCAAACTGGGCTTAAAGCCAGAACTAGCCTAACCCAGTCAATTTCAAGACCCCAGAGCATGTGCAGCTGACCTGCTGGGCTGTGTGTTCAAGAGGGAGAACTTAGGACTAGCAATTAAGCAAAGTTACTCCAAATTAAGTAATAACCACCTCTGTGCAGCTGGTTTTACCCAGCACTATTGTGTCACTGAATGGAAGGCACAGAAGTACAGCAATTCCACTGTGCTACTCCCTGCCTAGAACACTGCCATGAACAGAGACCACTGAAACAGCTGGGGTTTATTATGTACAGAAAACACGGTGCAATGCAGTACATCTTCAGCCCAGCTTTGTAGCCAGTTCTTTAGCCTTTGCTTTTTCCAGCTTTGCAATACGAGCCACTGATTTTGGTCCCAGGACATTCCCGCCCCAGTGACGACGGATCTGCAAGGAAGGGAGAACAGGTTAAGAAACCTCATTGCATCTCTTACTGTGTCACTCAATTCTGCACAAGGGGAAGAGTTCCCTCAACTAGGAAGTCCTGCACATTTCAAGCACTGCACTGCATCTGGggcagcaaagagaaaagcttAAAATCTTTCCCAATGAGGGATGTTGGATTCAGCTATCCTGTAAGTGATGGATTTGGGGTATGGAGTTTAGGTAGCAGAAGGTGTTGCCCTCTCTACAATCCTTGCCCTAGTGTTGCTGTTTACTTCTAACCTGGTGACAGCTTTCACATTTTACCCCATCCTCAGGTAAAGGATCTGAGTACACTGTAAGAAAACCCAGGTATAACACAAGTATAAACTGATGTCACAATGTCCCATTTCTCCCTTCTGGGAATGTTAAAAGTGTAAAAAGACAaggccagcagcacagagaatcCTACCTCATCATATCTGTCATTGTAGTTGGTCTTGACAGCCTCCACCAGCTTTGCAAGGGCTCCTTTATCCTCCCTGTTGATGACAGTTTTAGTTCCTTTAGAGCCTGGATATAACattttccataaatattttgCCATAGAATTTCAAAGCTTCTACTGGCAACCCCATTTTTCAAGTTATGCAAAAGCATCACTTGCAAAGGGTTAACACTGCTCAGATTTTAGAGTAACCACCATTTTGGTAAACCAGAACAATCTGCACCTTCAAGATTTGATAGCAACATTTTTATCAGACACTACATAGgtggtattttaaattttactacTTCAGAGACACCCAAGTTTGCTACACCCACCTGCCCCAGACCCTGTGCTTAGGGCAATCTGCTTTCTCCACAAGACAATCAAGTGAGCTCCCAAACACTTACGGGTTAACCTGGGTGAAGGCCACGGAGGTGCAGGTCTTCCTGTGGACcagcctgcccagcctggctttgcCCTTGATGATGCAGTAGGGAACCCCCATCTTTcggcacagggctggcaggaaaaccaccagctggaagggaagggagtgCTGAGTAACTGAGGGAGAACAGCCCTTTGTGCTGGGTgtcagcctggcctgggacaatTGCTCAGTGTTAAAAAGCTCGTTTTGCTCTTCACTGCTGGTTCAGGTGAAGAAATTCAAAACATCATTGCAAGGGCCCAGCCTCACTGTCCAACACACAAGTATCCCAGTTCTggtaaatgtgtatttttttaatgcgtTCTTTTTCTCGCAATTTGTCCTAAAATCCATTTTCGCCTCAGAAGCACTTCTGAGCCCACCCTAAGTTACACAGGTAGCCTGTAACTTGCTCACCTCAATGGGGTCTACATCATGGGCAATAACAACAAGCTGAGCTTTCTTGTTCTCCACCAGAGTTGTGACAGTATTAATACCTGAAAAACAAGTTCTAGATAAGCTTTGATTCCTCCAAGTCTATTTTCAGAGTTTTCTTGCAAGCCAACTCTGATTCCATAGCACAGCATTGCTATGGAAGTTACAAAAACTGCTCACATCAGTGGCACAAAGACATTTCATGGACAATTTGCTAGAGCTCAGGGTTAAAAAGCTCGTCTGTTTTGCTCTTCACTTTGAGCTCAGGTGAAGAAATTCATAACATCATTGCCATAGCTTGTCCAAGGCTGTGTGGCTGAAGAACCAGCTCTTCCATCAGTTCTCTCTCTCACCAAGTGCCACACTGCCATATTCCATCAGCTCAGGTACAAAGTTACCTGCTCGAAGGACTGGTGGCCGCTTGGTTGGAGCATCTCCCTTTCCTGCAGCTTTCTGTTCAGCACGAGCCAGTAgcctctgctttttctcttgcttATTTTCAGGCCTGTATTTGTGTGCCAGCTTCAGAAGCTGTGTGGCTGCAAGAGAACACCTACTAATTATTTGCATGACCTGCAAATCTTcgcattatttttaaaaaaatactgcgGTGCATCAGCGATCTTGGTGGTTGTCATCAcatttttcacagcaaaaaaagtGATCATCATCTGCACAACCCAAGAGAAGAGCAGGATGAAAGCCTCTATTTGCCTGCACCTCTCATGGTACTGAGAGCTCCTTGACTGTCTGGATGAGGAAATGCCTGTGGACCCCCACAGCTATTATGGTTAGAGATTCACTGGCTCTTTTAAAGCCAGGAGCATCTAAGAGGAGGAAACTATTCTACACAGGTCTAAAGTTTTTATGTACAGACTCATTCACAGAAGACCCCTAaatcccttctcttccttcagTGCCAGCCTGTTGGTTTTCTCCCAACACCTGCACTCCCACAGATGTCTCAAGCAATCTGTCTACAGCACCCTGGGCACTTCTAAACAAGCTAGAAGAACAAAATCACAGTTAAGATTGAATACAGGGTTTGGTTCAGTAAATAGAGctttaatattttctaaatcCCCCTTCAGAGTACACAGGAACAGTCCAAGACTTAAGCCAGCAAACTGATTTTGGTATCACCCTGGTCACTATTAAAGCCTCCCTAAGACACTTCCAAAGACACACCCCAGCTCACCTTTGTTAAGGcttattttggtttctttccccttttctgagGCACAGCCCATTTACAACCCAAGCCCAGAGAACCTTGTGGGGCACATCCTCACCTGTCTGGCGATCCAAGGCCTGGGTGAACTGGTTGATGGCAGGAGGCACCTTCAGACGTTTGTAGAGGATGGACCTCTGGCGCTGCAGCCGAATGTAGCGTGGCCATTTCACAAACCGAGTGAGGTCACGCTTGGGCTGGATATCCTgtcctaaaaaaacccacagcctttagctcagggctgccccaAATCCAGAGCAGTAGCACGGCAAGTGCACAAGAGCATCAGTGATCTTGGTGGTAATGTGTCAGCACGGCCACTCAGATAGCAAATATTCTTTCACATCATCTGCACCTTGTACAAGAATGGCACTGCACAAAGTCTGCAGTGATTTTTATCTATTCACTGAACAAGGAAAAAAGCATAGGAGCAACCATCCCAAATATTCATTTACTCACCAATGCCAAAATTCTTGGGCCTCTTCTCAAAGAGGGGATTGACAACCTTCTTGGCCTCCTGCTTCTTCACTACAGCAGGGGCCGGTGCCACCTTcttgcccttggccttctttCCTTTCGGCTGCAAGCAACAAACACACTCTACcttcttttgcctccaaaagtCACGTGCTTGGAAAAGTTACCAGCCCACCCTGGAAAGGCATTTATTTCTCCAAGCGTTTCATCAGCCTCGCGGCCTCCCATGCTCGCTCTGCTCTCTCAGAGCAAATCCTTCGCTTTACATTTACAAGGTTTAAAAACCACGCCGAAAGAGAAAAGGATTAAAGGGAGCGTGTTAATCGGCTACACCCCAGAGCAGCCGAGACACCCCCACGGCGCGTTACAGACCACCCAACTTACCCCGGGAACGCcccgtggcctggccgggctGCCCGACCCGTCGGCAGCCACAGGTTCCGGGCCCGGGCGGACAGGCCCATACGCGGCCTTCCCCCATCACCGCAAATCTGGCACGAAACACCGCTCCACCGCCTCCCCCAGCACCCGACCACCCTCGCGGCGCTGCCGCAATCCATCGGCGGCAGCGGATGACGGCGGGCGGCCCCAGATGGCGGCGGATGGCCCCGGCCCCCCCTCCAGCGCCGCCGCCATCACTCACCATCTTGGACGGTGGGAGAGAAAGGCGGAGCGATGCCTGCCGGGAGATATCTACGGCGCGCGAGGTCTCGCGAGAGCGCGGGAGGGCGGGACGGGGTCGGGTCCGTGAGGGGAGGGCGCGGCCATGGCGCAGCCCCGGGTGCTGCCCCAGAGCAAGGAGACCCTGCTGCAGTCCTACAACAAGCGCCTCAAGGACGATGTCAAATCCATCATGGATAACTTCACCGAGATCATCAAGACGGCCAAGGTGGGCCTGAGCTGGCCGGGAGCCCCGCGGGAGCAACCCGGCTGCTAAGCGGGGAAGGGCGGGGGCATGCGTGGAAGaagggggtgggaggggaggaCCTTTCGTAGAATCCCCGAAAGTTAAAGACTttaaagggaccttaaagatcgtctcgttccaccccctgccatgggcagccccgctcaacctggccttgaacgcTATGTGAATTGAGCTGTAATTCACACGCAGACGTGAATTTCACATATGTAATGTGTGATCTCATTTCCCATATATAGGAAATCCACATACGTACCCACAAATATATTCCCATACATTATACCTTATAACATAGTTATTGTCTATTGGAATATTAAATATGTAGAGGTGGATTTGTGTACTTTTTTCTTCAGATCGAGGATGAAACTCAGGTCTCTCGAGCAACCCAGGGTGAGCAAGATAACTACGAGATGCACGTCAGAGCTGCAAATATTGTGAGTAGCAATATGCTCAAACCTGTGGGCAGCACATCCTGCAGGGGCTCTTGGGTTCATCTTTGGATCTTTATATCACTCCCAAGGactgctgccaggagagaaaCTTCATGCTTGGGATGGCTGGAGAAGGCTGGGTCAGAATTCTGTCAGAATCCCCCTCGTGTATTGTGGGAGTTTTTATCCAAAGTTTGAGCTGAAGGAGCAGCTTGGGAGATCTTGGAGCAAAAGCCTTGTTCTGATGTGTGATTTTTCTCACTGCTACAAGGTCCGAGCTGGTGAGTCCTTGATGAAACTTGTGTCTGACCTGAAGCAGTTCTTGATCCTCAATGATTTCCCCTCTGTGAACGAGGCCATCAACCAGCGCAAccagcagctgaggagcctGCAGGAGGAGTGTGACAAGAAGCTGATTGCACTGCGGGATGAGATCTCCATTGACCTGTACGAGCTAGAAGAAGAATATTACTCTTCCAGGTACAAATAGGGCAGTGGACTCTGCCTTACAAATCCAGGCCTTTTTGGGGTAGTTAGTCCAGACCATCAAACAGCCCATAGAGTATTGGTGTTGAGAATGTTCCCAAAAATTTTCAGTCCTACTTTTAATTAGGTCAAACTCTTTTTCTGCAACTCAAGCAACTGCCTTTTCCTTGTAGATAGCCTACAGGGTATAAATGTCCTGGTGAAGGAAGTGTTAATAGCATCCCAGGTTTGGTAGGTAATTTCCTTAGGCTTCTTGTTGTAATCATTAGAAAAGAAGATGAATTTCCCTGGGGGAAATCCCTTTGAAGGAGCCTCTGGCTCTCTCCCTACAGAGACCAGCATGCTGAGCTGGGTTCTGATGCCAC
The nucleotide sequence above comes from Cinclus cinclus chromosome 19, bCinCin1.1, whole genome shotgun sequence. Encoded proteins:
- the MED22 gene encoding mediator of RNA polymerase II transcription subunit 22 isoform X2 — encoded protein: MAQPRVLPQSKETLLQSYNKRLKDDVKSIMDNFTEIIKTAKIEDETQVSRATQGEQDNYEMHVRAANIVRAGESLMKLVSDLKQFLILNDFPSVNEAINQRNQQLRSLQEECDKKLIALRDEISIDLYELEEEYYSSSLCDSNDLPLCEAYWRQDFATLSPESLSMPLAAATAEQSVATSQSSTPSHPHVNGHGAGPAEHS
- the MED22 gene encoding mediator of RNA polymerase II transcription subunit 22 isoform X1, encoding MAQPRVLPQSKETLLQSYNKRLKDDVKSIMDNFTEIIKTAKIEDETQVSRATQGEQDNYEMHVRAANIVRAGESLMKLVSDLKQFLILNDFPSVNEAINQRNQQLRSLQEECDKKLIALRDEISIDLYELEEEYYSSSYSLCDSNDLPLCEAYWRQDFATLSPESLSMPLAAATAEQSVATSQSSTPSHPHVNGHGAGPAEHS
- the RPL7A gene encoding large ribosomal subunit protein eL8 isoform X2 → MPKGKKAKGKKVAPAPAVVKKQEAKKVVNPLFEKRPKNFGIGQDIQPKRDLTRFVKWPRYIRLQRQRSILYKRLKVPPAINQFTQALDRQTATQLLKLAHKYRPENKQEKKQRLLARAEQKAAGKGDAPTKRPPVLRAGINTVTTLVENKKAQLVVIAHDVDPIELVVFLPALCRKMGVPYCIIKGKARLGRLVHRKTCTSVAFTQVNPEDKGALAKLVEAVKTNYNDRYDEIRRHWGGNVLGPKSVARIAKLEKAKAKELATKLG
- the RPL7A gene encoding large ribosomal subunit protein eL8 isoform X1, with the translated sequence MATLHSAAAPEVHPLQTSEGASCHQPVHPGLGSPDRCSLAATQLLKLAHKYRPENKQEKKQRLLARAEQKAAGKGDAPTKRPPVLRAGINTVTTLVENKKAQLVVIAHDVDPIELVVFLPALCRKMGVPYCIIKGKARLGRLVHRKTCTSVAFTQVNPEDKGALAKLVEAVKTNYNDRYDEIRRHWGGNVLGPKSVARIAKLEKAKAKELATKLG
- the MED22 gene encoding mediator of RNA polymerase II transcription subunit 22 isoform X3 codes for the protein MAQPRVLPQSKETLLQSYNKRLKDDVKSIMDNFTEIIKTAKIEDETQVSRATQGEQDNYEMHVRAANIVRAGESLMKLVSDLKQFLILNDFPSVNEAINQRNQQLRSLQEECDKKLIALRDEISIDLYELEEEYYSSRRIPRDPHGRAVLPHWKKNRQTGIRLRGQ